From the genome of Impatiens glandulifera chromosome 9, dImpGla2.1, whole genome shotgun sequence, one region includes:
- the LOC124915057 gene encoding casein kinase II subunit alpha-2: MKHDNNNLSVSLLRISLVCLLVAVHTPISQTPRLSSSPTLPISATINATVSSPDSSEIRDPLTVMSKARVYADVNVIRPREYWDYESLTVQWGDQDDYEVVRKVGRGKYSEVFEGINVNPNERCIIKILKPVKKKKIKREIKILQNLCGGPNIVKLLDVVRDQHSKTPSLIFEYVNSTDFKVLYPTLADYDIRYYIYELLKALDYCHSQGIMHRDVKPHNVMIDHELRKLRLIDWGLAEFYHPGKEYNVRVASRYFKGPELLVDFQDYDYSLDMWSLGCMFAGMIFRKEPFFYGHDNQDQLVKIAKVLGTDELNAYLNKYHLELDPQLEALVGRHSRKPWSRFTNADNQHLVSPEAIDFLDKLLRYDHQDRLTAKEAMAHPYFSQVRAAENSRARPQ; the protein is encoded by the exons ATGAAACATGATAACAATAATCTCTCTGTTTCCCTCCTCCGCATCTCTCTAGTTTGCCTTCTCGTCGCCGTCCACACACCCATCTCGCAAACCCCACGCCTTTCTTCATCCCCCACTCTCCCGATCTCCGCTACAATCAACGCCACCGTCTCCTCTCCCGATTCCTCGGAGATCCGCGACCCGCTCACCGTCATGTCCAAGGCACGAGTCTACGCTGATGTCAACGTCATTCGCCCTAGAGAGTATTGGGACTACGAATCCCTCACTGTTCAATGGGG TGATCAAGATGATTATGAGGTTGTTCGGAAAGTTGGAAGGGGGAAATACAGTGAAGTTTTTGAAGGGATAAACGTCAACCCGAATGAACGATGCATAATCAAGATTCTGAAACCCGTCAAGAAGAAAAAG ATAAAGAGGGAGATCAAGATACTTCAGAATCTTTGTGGGGGTCCAAATATTGTCAAGCTTCTTGATGTTGTAAGAGATCAACACTCAAAAACCCCAAGCTTGATATTTGAGTATGTCAACAGCACTGATTTCAAAGTCCTGTATCCCACACTGGCTGACTATGACATCCGTTACTACATTTATGAGCTTCTCAAG GCATTAGACTATTGCCATTCACAAGGAATAATGCATCGAGATGTGAAGCCTCATAACGTTATGATAGATCATGAGTTGCGAAAACTACGATTGATAGATTGGGGTCTTGCTGAGTTTTACCATCCTGGCAAGGAGTATAATGTTCGAGTTGCATCAAG ATACTTCAAGGGGCCTGAACTACTGGTTGATTTTCAAGATTATGATTATTCTTTGGATATGTGGAGTCTCGGTTGCATGTTTGCTGGAATG ATTTTTCGCAAGGAGCCATTCTTTTATGGACATGACAACCAGGACCAACTTGTCAAAATTGCAAAG GTGCTTGGGACTGATGAGTTGAACGCATATCTGAACAAATATCATCTTGAACTTGATCCTCAACTTGAGGCACTTGTTGGAAG GCATAGTAGGAAACCTTGGTCCAGATTCACTAATGCAGATAACCAGCACCTAGTATCTCCTGAG GCCATAGATTTTCTTGACAAGCTTCTTCGGTATGATCACCAGGATAGACTTACTGCTAAAGAAGCAATG GCTCATCCATATTTTTCACAAGTGAGGGCTGCAGAGAATAGCAGGGCACGGCCGCAGTAA
- the LOC124916064 gene encoding uncharacterized protein LOC124916064, with amino-acid sequence MKSPLRSLISTFSGNFNPSIINLPTQNIPILWYLHGRWIGTAACSSETLQSPVVVSFPNDLGETLGSAEEAFRRWGCSESDISKLSSRIPSLRNYHLESLQPKLTLLNTLGLTASELINLVNYRPRFLHNHFHHGFQDRIEYLLRLFKTKEVLKKAILRNPSLLTYSFEGKVKPIISMYEEIGIVGNDLVRMLLSRPALISRTYLNEEKWDYIRNTGVSKESKMYKYIVTLVAISRMETILEKSANIEKFGFSKEEVFGLIRRSPLIMTISADKVQRNMTFICGTMKLSPRVILKMPPLLQLNLESILKPRFHLAKKIEEMGLVSKIEDAKLITSMRMKEKRFIEIFINCHPKDIAEELMELYTQKKCVKRLAESSKKKTPRLFPF; translated from the coding sequence ATGAAATCTCCATTGCGTTCTTTAATTTCTACATTTTCTGGAAACTTCAATCCATCAATCATCAACTTACCAACGCAAAACATTCCAATCCTTTGGTATCTGCACGGAAGATGGATTGGAACCGCTGCATGTTCAAGTGAAACCTTGCAATCCCCTGTTGTTGTTTCCTTCCCTAATGATTTGGGAGAAACCCTAGGTAGTGCTGAAGAAGCTTTCAGAAGATGGGGATGTAGTGAATCTGATATAAGTAAATTATCCAGTCGTATACCTTCTCTGCGAAATTATCATCTAGAATCCCTTCAACCGAAACTCACCTTGCTCAATACCTTAGGCCTCACAGCTTCCGAGCTCATCAATCTTGTTAATTATCGTCCTCGTTTCCTTCATAATCATTTCCATCATGGTTTTCAGGATCGTATAGAATATCTCCTCAGATTGTTCAAGACGAAGGAAGTTCTAAAAAAAGCTATATTGCGAAACCCTTCCCTTCTGACTTACAGCTTCGAAGGAAAAGTTAAACCAATCATTAGTATGTATGAAGAAATCGGAATCGTGGGCAATGATTTAGTTCGTATGCTTCTATCTCGTCCAGCTTTGATATCAAGAACATATCTGAACGAAGAGAAATGGGATTACATTCGAAACACTGGAGTTTCCAAGGAATCGAAAATGTACAAATACATTGTAACCCTTGTGGCTATCTCAAGGATGGAGACTATTCTCGAGAAATCAGCAAACATAGAGAAGTTTGGATTTTCGAAAGAAGAGGTATTTGGTCTTATAAGAAGATCACCACTTATTATGACAATATCTGCAGACAAAGTTCAAAGGAACATGACTTTCATCTGTGGGACTATGAAGTTGTCTCCTAGAGTGATACTTAAGATGCCCCCTTTACTGCAATTGAATTTGGAATCGATACTGAAACCGAGATTTCATCTGGcaaagaagattgaagaaatgGGTCTTGTTTCAAAGATTGAAGATGCCAAACTGATAACATCAATGAGGATGAAGGAGAAGAGATTTAttgagatttttattaattgtcATCCAAAGGATATAGCTGAAGAACTGATGGAGTTGTATACACAAAAGAAATGTGTCAAGAGGTTGGCTGAATCCTCAAAGAAGAAAACTCCTAGACTATTCcccttctaa